In Akkermansia muciniphila, the DNA window GGCGCCATCCATGGCGGCGTCTGCTGGTGTTGCTTTTCCTGGCCTGTATCCCTCTTTACATCCTGGGAATATGGGATGAAAACCGGATGAAGCGGGCTTACCTCATTTACCTGTGGGGCCTGCCCGCGGAAACGGTGGCGCGGTATGGAAAAGAGTTCGGGCTTCTGGCGCAGGAATGGATTTATCCTGAATTGAAGGAACGGCTGCAAGAACATCAGAGGAATGGAGACCTGTGCCTCATGGTTTCCGCCTCCCCCACGTTTTATGCGGAACCCCTGGGGGATTTGCTGGGATTTGACGGCGTTCTGGGAACGGATGTTCTGCTGGAGAGCCGCATGCCGGCGATGCCGGAATTACCTGCCGGCAACAACAAGGGATGCGTGAAGGTGGAGCGTTTGCGTGCGCAGGGCGTTCTGCCGGAGCACGGTGTGCTGCAAAACTCCACCGCCTACAGCGACAGTTCCGCGGATATGCCCATGCTGCTTTCCTGCGGGCGGCGCGTGCTGGTGAATCCGTCCCTTTCCCTGAAGGAAGACGCGCGGCTGGCCGAGGCGGAATGTCTTTATCCTCCTACTCCATGGAATGGGAAGTGTGACAAGATATGGAAAATCTTTCTTTTTGTCATAGGGATGAATAATATAAGTGATTGTAATAGAGTTGATAGCTAAACATGTGGGAGAAAAGGCTTTACATTTGTGACGGAAATGTTTCACTTTTCTTAACAAGGGGGAAAAGGTATTT includes these proteins:
- a CDS encoding HAD family hydrolase, yielding MTDDLNGRGVALFDMDGTLLPWDTQYVFSCFVVRRHPWRRLLVLLFLACIPLYILGIWDENRMKRAYLIYLWGLPAETVARYGKEFGLLAQEWIYPELKERLQEHQRNGDLCLMVSASPTFYAEPLGDLLGFDGVLGTDVLLESRMPAMPELPAGNNKGCVKVERLRAQGVLPEHGVLQNSTAYSDSSADMPMLLSCGRRVLVNPSLSLKEDARLAEAECLYPPTPWNGKCDKIWKIFLFVIGMNNISDCNRVDS